The proteins below are encoded in one region of Drosophila santomea strain STO CAGO 1482 chromosome 2R, Prin_Dsan_1.1, whole genome shotgun sequence:
- the LOC120444720 gene encoding patronin isoform X6 — MDVETQEIRQARQRASVKWLLSKAFNNRVPDNLKEPFYRDHENQERLKPQIIVELGNATLYCQTLANLYSDPNYQSMNHWSIIQTLARKGVPVAESADMPITETVLIQTNPLRINAHMSVIESLMVLYAKEISSGDRVMAAIRRISGNNYQAPTGQSYEQALLGWISHACAALKKRIIKEVDAGLPDDNGSRLQTPDIPPVRDFQDLCDGICLALLISYYCPKVVPWTSVRINYLPAVEDSIHNILLVCNFSQKHLPYTVMHMTPEDVTYMRGSMKLNLVVLLTDLFNLFEIHPAKCVCYPGMDGQDVIARRTMGANEHGICHRRGLTVQPVTPIPDLRSDLDQPPVGSPQNRPPFQVPHSNSFGGGLNRRSTPPNEYQTVQSNNFDGNHAEAFVVHKSRGITTLASMHSQQQQLHQQQHQHQQHQQQYQQQPLQQHPSQSQLQIQQQEPLVPARLRQAKEKTNVESKADERGDFVAAGRPSNWEQSRRPSFAGRRSRRNSSSEDSQLTIENFGGSQDQLNTLGRYERDRERKLSNTSVGSYPVEPAVAVRSSIADARGTLQLGYDTDSGSEKQDRETEKYSMRRQVSVDNVPTVSSHNLSNAGSPLPVARHKQHSSDKDYSSNSGMTPDAYNDTRSTSAYDPESTPVRKSSTSSMPASPAAWQLDVGDDDMRSLENASKLSTIRMKLEEKRRRIEQDKRKIEMALMRHQEKEDLESCPDVMKWETMSNESKRTPDMDPVDLDKYQQSIAIMNMNLQDIQQDIHRLATQQSQMQAQHLQAQQLMQAQQIANMLNQQQTYGSQQHLADHHYQQQRPMQQSFGSSPHIPQAYNAPVSAYSSRPPSRDPYQQQLHHQQQQPMPMPQPMQYVNEHGQYMSPPQPAHYMPQQTQQPQSIYSDNGAAYNHSNHSPYGGAPQYRSSVVYDDYGQPTNHFYLHESSPQPQAHPHPQRRTWAHSAAAAAYEQQQQIQPSLVDVNAWQTQQHQKQKQTWMNRPPSSAGAPSPGSFMLHQNGGSGGGGGGELQHLFQVQASPQHGQRQVSGSNGVQRQQSLTNLRDNRSPKAPQNMGMPMGMPMQQEDMMAPQSICFIGDEEDVDELERNIIESMQSTHITDFVHQQQQQHQQQLQQQQRLQGHSGRGSSSEDYDSGEMISNKLNITSGNLTYRIPSPSRPSIQANSFQDPRAMAAAPGAEDQPPEKGFYISFDDEQPKRPKPPLRAKRSPKKESPPGSRDSVDNQATLKRESLSHLHNNNNIGFGNDDVNSKPVTRHSIHGLNNSNSVKSPGNATYNKYTDEPPIQLRQLAVSGAMSPTSNERRHLDDVSNQSPQQTQQPMSPTRLQQSSNNAEAAKNKALVIGADSTNLDPESVDEMERRKEKIMLLSLQRRQQQEEAKARKEIEASQKREKEREKEEERSRKKEEQMARRAAILEQHRLKKAIEEAEREGKTLDRPDLHVKLQSHSSTSTTPRLRQQRTTRPRPKTIHVDDASVDISEASSISSRGKKGSSSNLTESPDDYPSTSSTPIGRRGSYKTSREPAGVERGRTLSRISVAKGSTLNFRGRKSNSLMNLCDTDSGLGRATPPRRAPSPGMGMGASGRHMPSPSGPGSLPPGLISKRRGFDDGSSDFSLTPNLNMEYSGPKLYKQPAAKSNRGIILNAVEYCVFPGVVNREAKQKVLEKIARSEAKHFLVLFRDAGCQFRALYSYQPETDQVTKLYGTGPSQVEEVMFDKFFKYNSGGKCFSQVHTKHLTVTIDAFTIHNSLWQGKRVQLPSKKDMALVI; from the exons ATGGATGTCGAAACACAGGAAATACGACAG GCTCGTCAACGTGCTTCCGTCAAATGGCTGCTCTCGAAGGCGTTCAACAATCGCGTGCCGGACAACCTGAAGGAGCCCTTCTACCGCGACCATGAGAATCAGGAGCGCCTGAAGCCGCAAATCATCGTGGAGCTGGGCAATGCCACGCTCTACTGCCAGACGCTGGCCAATCTGTACTCAGATCCCAACTACCAAAGCATGAACCACTGGTCAATAATACAGACGCTAGCGCGCAAGGGAGTTCCCGTGGCCGAATCCGCGGACATGCCCATTACCGAAACGGTATTAATTCAAACCAATCCGCTGCGAATT AACGCCCACATGTCTGTGATAGAATCGCTGATGGTTTTGTATGCGAAGGAAATATCATCGGGTGACCGCGTCATGGCGGCCATACGAAG AATATCTGGCAACAACTATCAGGCGCCCACTGGCCAGTCCTACGAGCAAGCTCTGCTGGGCTGGATTTCACATGCTTGCGCCGCACTGAAGAAGCGCATTATCAAGGAGGTGGACGCAGGACTGCCCGACGATAAT GGTTCTCGTCTGCAGACCCCGGATATACCACCTGTAAGGGACTTCCAGGATCTGTGCGATGGAATCTGCTTGGCACTGCTCATCTCGTACTACTGCCCAAAGGTGGTGCCGTGGACGAGTGTGCGGATCAACTATCTGCCCGCCGTCGAGGactcgattcacaacatcctgcTGGTCTGCAATTTCTCGCAGAAGCATCTGCCCTATACCGTGATGCATATGACGCCCGAGGATGTGACCTACATGCGCGG ATCCATGAAACTTAATCTGGTAGTGTTGCTGACGGATTTGTTCAATCTGTTTGAGATACACCCGGCAAAATGTGTTTGCTACCCCGGCATGGATGGTCAGG ATGTCATCGCCCGGCGCACTATGGGCGCCAATGAGCACGGGATCTGCCATCGACGGGGCCTCACAGTGCAGCCCGTCACACCCATTCCCGATCTGCGCAGCGATCTCGACCAGCCGCCCGTAGGCTCGCCTCAGAACCGACCACCGTTCCAAG tTCCGCACTCGAATTCATTTGGCGGCGGCTTAAATCGCAGATCAACCCCGCCCAACGAATACCAGACGGTTCAGTCAAATAATTTTGACGGTAATCATGCCGAAg CCTTCGTGGTGCACAAGTCGCGTGGCATCACCACACTCGCCTCCATGcactcgcagcagcagcagctccatcagcagcaacatcaacatcaacagcatcagcagcaataccagcagcagccactgcagcagcaccCATCCCAGTCGCAGCTCCAAATCCAGCAGCAGGAGCCCTTGGTTCCGGCTCGCTTGCGCCAGGCTAAAGAAAAGACCAATGTTGAGTCGAAGGCGGACGAGAGAG GCGATTTTGTCGCTGCGGGTCGACCAAGTAACTGGGAACAGAGCCGCCGGCCAAGCTTTGCAG GTCGTCGCTCGCGCAGGAACTCTTCCAGCGAGGACTCCCAGCTGACCATCGAGAACTTTGGTGGCTCCCAGGATCAGCTGAACACGCTGGGACGATACGAACGCGACAGGGAACGCAAGTTGTCCAACACCAGTGTGGGTAGTTATCCAGTTGAACCCGCTGTGGCCGTTCGCTCTTCGATTGCCGATGCTAGGGGCACGTTGCAGTTGGGCTACGATACGGATTCCGGCTCTGAGAAGCAGGATCGTGAAACGGAAAAGTATTCGATGCGCCGGCAAGTCAG TGTCGACAATGTGCCCACGGTGTCGTCGCACAATCTTTCGAATGCGGGCAGCCCGTTGCCGGTGGCTAGGCACAAGCAACATTCCAGCGACAAAGactacagcagcaacagcggcatGACACCAGATGCATACAACGATACCCGCTCCACCAGTGCTTACGATCCGGAGAGCACGCCCGTTCGCAAATCCTCGACAAGCAGCATGCCAGCAAGTCCGGCTGCCTGGCAGTTGGATGTGGGAGACGACGATATGCGCTCACTGGAGAACGCCAGCAAGTTGTCCACCATACGAATGAAACTGGAGGAGAAGCGGCGGCGCATTGAGCAGGACAAGCGCAAGATCGAGATGGCTTTGATGAGGCACCAGGAGAAG GAGGATTTGGAGTCGTGTCCGGACGTTATGAAGTGGGAGACAATGAGCAACGAATCAAAGCGCACGCCTGATATGGATCCCGTGGACTTGGACAAGTACCAG CAAAGTATCGCCATCATGAACATGAACCTGCAGGATATCCAGCAGGATATCCACCGCCTGGCCACCCAGCAAAGCCAAATGCAGGCGCAACACCTCCAAGCCCAACAGCTCATGCAGGCTCAGCAGATAGCCAACATGCTGAACCAG CAGCAGACCTATGGGTCGCAGCAGCACTTGGCTGATCATCACTACCAGCAGCAGAGACCCATGCAGCAAAGCTTTGGTTCATCGCCCCATATTCCGCAGGCCTACAACGCCCCAGTCAGCGCATACAGCTCCCGTCCGCCCAGTCGCGATCcctaccagcagcagctccaccatcagcagcagcagcccatGCCAATGCCACAACCGATGCAGTACGTCAACGAGCACGGGCAGTATATGTCGCCGCCGCAGCCCGCGCACTACATGCCGCAGCAGACGCAACAGCCGCAGAGCATCTACAGCGACAACGGGGCGGCGTACAATCACAGTAACCACTCGCCATACGGCGGAGCTCCACAGTATCGGAGCAGCGTGGTGTACGACGATTACGGGCAGCCCACCAACCACTTCTACCTGCATGAGTCATCGCCGCAGCCACAAGCTCATCCGCATCCCCAGCGTAGGACTTGGGCCCACtctgcagcagccgccgcttatgagcaacagcaacagatcCAGCCTTCCCTGGTGGATGTGAATGCCTGGCAGACGCAGCAGCACCAGAAGCAGAAACAGACCTGGATGAACAGGCCGCCCTCAAGTGCAGGAGCTCCGAGTCCTGGCAGCTTTATGCTGCACCAGAACGGAGGgagcggtggcggtggtggtggtgagcTACAGCACCTGTTTCAGGTACAGGCCTCGCCACAGCATGGCCAACGTCAGGTTAGTGGATCCAATGGCGTGCAGCGCCAGCAATCGCTGACCAATTTGCGAGACAATCGCTCGCCCAAGGCACCACAAAACATGGGAATGCCCATGGGTATGCCAATGCAGCAAGAGGACATGATGGCACCGCAGAGTATTTGCTTTATCGGTGACGAGGAGGATGTTGATGAGCTGGAGCGAAACATCATCGAATCAATGCAGTCGACGCACATCACCGACTTTgtgcaccagcagcagcagcaacaccaacagcaactgcagcagcaacagcggtTGCAGGGCCACAGCGGACGAGGCAGCAGCTCGGAGGATTATGACAGCGGGGAGATGATCTCCAACAAGCTGAATATCACCAGCGGCAATCTCACCTATCGCATACCCTCGCCATCCCGTCCCTCCATCCAAGCCAACAGCTTCCAGGATCCCCGAGCCATGGCAGCAGCTCCCGGTGCAGAGGACCAGCCGCCCGAGAAGGGTTTCTACATCTCCTTCGACGATGAGCAGCCCAAACGACCCAAGCCACCTCTGCGCGCCAAGCGATCGCCCAAAAAGGAGTCTCCACCGGGCAGTAGGGACAGCGTCGATAATCAGGCGACCCTGAAACGTGAATCGCTTAGTCATctgcacaacaacaacaatattgGATTTGGAAATGATGATGTCAACAGCAAACCGGTGACCAGGCACAGCATCCATGGCCTAAACAACTCCAATAGTGTCAAATCTCCCGGAAATGCCACGTACAACAAGTACACGGATGAGCCGCCCATCCAACTGCGTCAGCTGGCCGTATCTGGAGCAATGTCACCAACTAGTAACGAACGTCGCCACTTGGACGATGTCAGCAATCAGTCACCGCAGCAGACGCAACAACCAATGTCGCCCACGCGACTCCAAcagagcagcaacaatgcAGAGGCGGCCAAGAACAAGGCACTGGTCATCGGAGCAGATTCCACCAATTTGGATCCG GAATCTGTAGATGAGATGGAGCGGCGCAAGGAGAAAATCATGCTGCTGTCTTTGCAACGTCGCCAGCAACAGGAGGAGGCGAAGGCGCGCAAAGAGATTGAGGCTTCTCAGAAGCGAGAAAAGGAGCGCGAGAAGGAGGAGGAACGGTCGCGCAAGAAGGAGGAGCAAATGGCACGGCGAGCGGCCATTTTGGAGCAGCACAGACTCAAGAAAGCCATTGAAGAGGCCGAGCGAGAG gGTAAAACCCTGGATCGGCCCGATCTGCACGTGAAGCTGCAATCCCATTCATCCACCTCAACGACCCCGCGGCTGAGGCAGCAGCGTACCACGCGTCCCAGACCGAAGACAATTCACGTGGACGATGCCAGCGTGGACATCAGCGAGGCTTCAAGCATCTCTAGTCGGGGCAAAAAAGGCTCAAGCTCGAATCTAACTG AGTCACCCGATGATTATCCCAGTACAAGTTCAACTCCGATTGGACGACGGGGATCGTACAAAACTTCCAGAG AGCCAGCCGGCGTAGAAAGGGGCCGCACTCTGTCGCGTATCTCCGTCGCTAAGGGCAGCACGCTTAATTTCCGGGGCCGAAAGTCCAATTCGCTAATGAATCTGTGCG ACACAGATTCGGGACTGGGACGCGCCACTCCGCCGAGGCGTGCTCCGTCGCctggaatgggaatgggcgCTTCAGGTAGGCATATGCCATCTCCCTCCGGACCGGGCTCATTGCCGCCAGGTTTGATATCGAAACGTCGCGGATTTGATGATGGATCCAGCGATTTCTCTTTAACTCCGAATTTGAACATGGAATATTCGG GTCCTAAACTCTATAAGCAACCAGCGGCCAAATCGAATCGTGGAATCATCCTGAATGCCGTTGAATACTGTGTTTTTCCCGGCGTTGTCAACCGCGAGGCCAAACAGAAAGTGCTGGAGAAGATAGCGCGCTCGGAGGCGAAGCACTTCCTGGTACTCTTCCGCGATGCTGGCTGCCAGTTCCGCGCCCTCTACAGCTACCAGCCGGAAACGGACCAGGTGACCAAGCTGTATGGTACTGGGCCTAGTCAAGTCGAAGAAGTCATGTTCGACAAGTTCTTCAA ATATAACTCAGGAGGCAAGTGCTTCTCGCAAGTGCACACCAAGCATCTGACAGTGACCATCGACGCCTTCACAATACACAACTCCCTGTGGCAGGGCAAGCGGGTGCAGTTGCCCAGCAAAAAAGACATGGCGCTTGTTATCTAA
- the LOC120444720 gene encoding patronin isoform X5, with protein MDVETQEIRQARQRASVKWLLSKAFNNRVPDNLKEPFYRDHENQERLKPQIIVELGNATLYCQTLANLYSDPNYQSMNHWSIIQTLARKGVPVAESADMPITETVLIQTNPLRINAHMSVIESLMVLYAKEISSGDRVMAAIRRISGNNYQAPTGQSYEQALLGWISHACAALKKRIIKEVDAGLPDDNGSRLQTPDIPPVRDFQDLCDGICLALLISYYCPKVVPWTSVRINYLPAVEDSIHNILLVCNFSQKHLPYTVMHMTPEDVTYMRGSMKLNLVVLLTDLFNLFEIHPAKCVCYPGMDGQDVIARRTMGANEHGICHRRGLTVQPVTPIPDLRSDLDQPPVGSPQNRPPFQVPHSNSFGGGLNRRSTPPNEYQTVQSNNFDGNHAEAFVVHKSRGITTLASMHSQQQQLHQQQHQHQQHQQQYQQQPLQQHPSQSQLQIQQQEPLVPARLRQAKEKTNVESKADERGDFVAAGRPSNWEQSRRPSFAGRRSRRNSSSEDSQLTIENFGGSQDQLNTLGRYERDRERKLSNTSVGSYPVEPAVAVRSSIADARGTLQLGYDTDSGSEKQDRETEKYSMRRQVSVDNVPTVSSHNLSNAGSPLPVARHKQHSSDKDYSSNSGMTPDAYNDTRSTSAYDPESTPVRKSSTSSMPASPAAWQLDVGDDDMRSLENASKLSTIRMKLEEKRRRIEQDKRKIEMALMRHQEKEDLESCPDVMKWETMSNESKRTPDMDPVDLDKYQQSIAIMNMNLQDIQQDIHRLATQQSQMQAQHLQAQQLMQAQQIANMLNQQQTYGSQQHLADHHYQQQRPMQQSFGSSPHIPQAYNAPVSAYSSRPPSRDPYQQQLHHQQQQPMPMPQPMQYVNEHGQYMSPPQPAHYMPQQTQQPQSIYSDNGAAYNHSNHSPYGGAPQYRSSVVYDDYGQPTNHFYLHESSPQPQAHPHPQRRTWAHSAAAAAYEQQQQIQPSLVDVNAWQTQQHQKQKQTWMNRPPSSAGAPSPGSFMLHQNGGSGGGGGGELQHLFQVQASPQHGQRQVSGSNGVQRQQSLTNLRDNRSPKAPQNMGMPMGMPMQQEDMMAPQSICFIGDEEDVDELERNIIESMQSTHITDFVHQQQQQHQQQLQQQQRLQGHSGRGSSSEDYDSGEMISNKLNITSGNLTYRIPSPSRPSIQANSFQDPRAMAAAPGAEDQPPEKGFYISFDDEQPKRPKPPLRAKRSPKKESPPGSRDSVDNQATLKRESLSHLHNNNNIGFGNDDVNSKPVTRHSIHGLNNSNSVKSPGNATYNKYTDEPPIQLRQLAVSGAMSPTSNERRHLDDVSNQSPQQTQQPMSPTRLQQSSNNAEAAKNKALVIGADSTNLDPESVDEMERRKEKIMLLSLQRRQQQEEAKARKEIEASQKREKEREKEEERSRKKEEQMARRAAILEQHRLKKAIEEAEREGKTLDRPDLHVKLQSHSSTSTTPRLRQQRTTRPRPKTIHVDDASVDISEASSISSRGKKGSSSNLTGYGQLSSNSMKRDYYRGSQDSLTVKEPAGVERGRTLSRISVAKGSTLNFRGRKSNSLMNLCDTDSGLGRATPPRRAPSPGMGMGASGRHMPSPSGPGSLPPGLISKRRGFDDGSSDFSLTPNLNMEYSGPKLYKQPAAKSNRGIILNAVEYCVFPGVVNREAKQKVLEKIARSEAKHFLVLFRDAGCQFRALYSYQPETDQVTKLYGTGPSQVEEVMFDKFFKYNSGGKCFSQVHTKHLTVTIDAFTIHNSLWQGKRVQLPSKKDMALVI; from the exons ATGGATGTCGAAACACAGGAAATACGACAG GCTCGTCAACGTGCTTCCGTCAAATGGCTGCTCTCGAAGGCGTTCAACAATCGCGTGCCGGACAACCTGAAGGAGCCCTTCTACCGCGACCATGAGAATCAGGAGCGCCTGAAGCCGCAAATCATCGTGGAGCTGGGCAATGCCACGCTCTACTGCCAGACGCTGGCCAATCTGTACTCAGATCCCAACTACCAAAGCATGAACCACTGGTCAATAATACAGACGCTAGCGCGCAAGGGAGTTCCCGTGGCCGAATCCGCGGACATGCCCATTACCGAAACGGTATTAATTCAAACCAATCCGCTGCGAATT AACGCCCACATGTCTGTGATAGAATCGCTGATGGTTTTGTATGCGAAGGAAATATCATCGGGTGACCGCGTCATGGCGGCCATACGAAG AATATCTGGCAACAACTATCAGGCGCCCACTGGCCAGTCCTACGAGCAAGCTCTGCTGGGCTGGATTTCACATGCTTGCGCCGCACTGAAGAAGCGCATTATCAAGGAGGTGGACGCAGGACTGCCCGACGATAAT GGTTCTCGTCTGCAGACCCCGGATATACCACCTGTAAGGGACTTCCAGGATCTGTGCGATGGAATCTGCTTGGCACTGCTCATCTCGTACTACTGCCCAAAGGTGGTGCCGTGGACGAGTGTGCGGATCAACTATCTGCCCGCCGTCGAGGactcgattcacaacatcctgcTGGTCTGCAATTTCTCGCAGAAGCATCTGCCCTATACCGTGATGCATATGACGCCCGAGGATGTGACCTACATGCGCGG ATCCATGAAACTTAATCTGGTAGTGTTGCTGACGGATTTGTTCAATCTGTTTGAGATACACCCGGCAAAATGTGTTTGCTACCCCGGCATGGATGGTCAGG ATGTCATCGCCCGGCGCACTATGGGCGCCAATGAGCACGGGATCTGCCATCGACGGGGCCTCACAGTGCAGCCCGTCACACCCATTCCCGATCTGCGCAGCGATCTCGACCAGCCGCCCGTAGGCTCGCCTCAGAACCGACCACCGTTCCAAG tTCCGCACTCGAATTCATTTGGCGGCGGCTTAAATCGCAGATCAACCCCGCCCAACGAATACCAGACGGTTCAGTCAAATAATTTTGACGGTAATCATGCCGAAg CCTTCGTGGTGCACAAGTCGCGTGGCATCACCACACTCGCCTCCATGcactcgcagcagcagcagctccatcagcagcaacatcaacatcaacagcatcagcagcaataccagcagcagccactgcagcagcaccCATCCCAGTCGCAGCTCCAAATCCAGCAGCAGGAGCCCTTGGTTCCGGCTCGCTTGCGCCAGGCTAAAGAAAAGACCAATGTTGAGTCGAAGGCGGACGAGAGAG GCGATTTTGTCGCTGCGGGTCGACCAAGTAACTGGGAACAGAGCCGCCGGCCAAGCTTTGCAG GTCGTCGCTCGCGCAGGAACTCTTCCAGCGAGGACTCCCAGCTGACCATCGAGAACTTTGGTGGCTCCCAGGATCAGCTGAACACGCTGGGACGATACGAACGCGACAGGGAACGCAAGTTGTCCAACACCAGTGTGGGTAGTTATCCAGTTGAACCCGCTGTGGCCGTTCGCTCTTCGATTGCCGATGCTAGGGGCACGTTGCAGTTGGGCTACGATACGGATTCCGGCTCTGAGAAGCAGGATCGTGAAACGGAAAAGTATTCGATGCGCCGGCAAGTCAG TGTCGACAATGTGCCCACGGTGTCGTCGCACAATCTTTCGAATGCGGGCAGCCCGTTGCCGGTGGCTAGGCACAAGCAACATTCCAGCGACAAAGactacagcagcaacagcggcatGACACCAGATGCATACAACGATACCCGCTCCACCAGTGCTTACGATCCGGAGAGCACGCCCGTTCGCAAATCCTCGACAAGCAGCATGCCAGCAAGTCCGGCTGCCTGGCAGTTGGATGTGGGAGACGACGATATGCGCTCACTGGAGAACGCCAGCAAGTTGTCCACCATACGAATGAAACTGGAGGAGAAGCGGCGGCGCATTGAGCAGGACAAGCGCAAGATCGAGATGGCTTTGATGAGGCACCAGGAGAAG GAGGATTTGGAGTCGTGTCCGGACGTTATGAAGTGGGAGACAATGAGCAACGAATCAAAGCGCACGCCTGATATGGATCCCGTGGACTTGGACAAGTACCAG CAAAGTATCGCCATCATGAACATGAACCTGCAGGATATCCAGCAGGATATCCACCGCCTGGCCACCCAGCAAAGCCAAATGCAGGCGCAACACCTCCAAGCCCAACAGCTCATGCAGGCTCAGCAGATAGCCAACATGCTGAACCAG CAGCAGACCTATGGGTCGCAGCAGCACTTGGCTGATCATCACTACCAGCAGCAGAGACCCATGCAGCAAAGCTTTGGTTCATCGCCCCATATTCCGCAGGCCTACAACGCCCCAGTCAGCGCATACAGCTCCCGTCCGCCCAGTCGCGATCcctaccagcagcagctccaccatcagcagcagcagcccatGCCAATGCCACAACCGATGCAGTACGTCAACGAGCACGGGCAGTATATGTCGCCGCCGCAGCCCGCGCACTACATGCCGCAGCAGACGCAACAGCCGCAGAGCATCTACAGCGACAACGGGGCGGCGTACAATCACAGTAACCACTCGCCATACGGCGGAGCTCCACAGTATCGGAGCAGCGTGGTGTACGACGATTACGGGCAGCCCACCAACCACTTCTACCTGCATGAGTCATCGCCGCAGCCACAAGCTCATCCGCATCCCCAGCGTAGGACTTGGGCCCACtctgcagcagccgccgcttatgagcaacagcaacagatcCAGCCTTCCCTGGTGGATGTGAATGCCTGGCAGACGCAGCAGCACCAGAAGCAGAAACAGACCTGGATGAACAGGCCGCCCTCAAGTGCAGGAGCTCCGAGTCCTGGCAGCTTTATGCTGCACCAGAACGGAGGgagcggtggcggtggtggtggtgagcTACAGCACCTGTTTCAGGTACAGGCCTCGCCACAGCATGGCCAACGTCAGGTTAGTGGATCCAATGGCGTGCAGCGCCAGCAATCGCTGACCAATTTGCGAGACAATCGCTCGCCCAAGGCACCACAAAACATGGGAATGCCCATGGGTATGCCAATGCAGCAAGAGGACATGATGGCACCGCAGAGTATTTGCTTTATCGGTGACGAGGAGGATGTTGATGAGCTGGAGCGAAACATCATCGAATCAATGCAGTCGACGCACATCACCGACTTTgtgcaccagcagcagcagcaacaccaacagcaactgcagcagcaacagcggtTGCAGGGCCACAGCGGACGAGGCAGCAGCTCGGAGGATTATGACAGCGGGGAGATGATCTCCAACAAGCTGAATATCACCAGCGGCAATCTCACCTATCGCATACCCTCGCCATCCCGTCCCTCCATCCAAGCCAACAGCTTCCAGGATCCCCGAGCCATGGCAGCAGCTCCCGGTGCAGAGGACCAGCCGCCCGAGAAGGGTTTCTACATCTCCTTCGACGATGAGCAGCCCAAACGACCCAAGCCACCTCTGCGCGCCAAGCGATCGCCCAAAAAGGAGTCTCCACCGGGCAGTAGGGACAGCGTCGATAATCAGGCGACCCTGAAACGTGAATCGCTTAGTCATctgcacaacaacaacaatattgGATTTGGAAATGATGATGTCAACAGCAAACCGGTGACCAGGCACAGCATCCATGGCCTAAACAACTCCAATAGTGTCAAATCTCCCGGAAATGCCACGTACAACAAGTACACGGATGAGCCGCCCATCCAACTGCGTCAGCTGGCCGTATCTGGAGCAATGTCACCAACTAGTAACGAACGTCGCCACTTGGACGATGTCAGCAATCAGTCACCGCAGCAGACGCAACAACCAATGTCGCCCACGCGACTCCAAcagagcagcaacaatgcAGAGGCGGCCAAGAACAAGGCACTGGTCATCGGAGCAGATTCCACCAATTTGGATCCG GAATCTGTAGATGAGATGGAGCGGCGCAAGGAGAAAATCATGCTGCTGTCTTTGCAACGTCGCCAGCAACAGGAGGAGGCGAAGGCGCGCAAAGAGATTGAGGCTTCTCAGAAGCGAGAAAAGGAGCGCGAGAAGGAGGAGGAACGGTCGCGCAAGAAGGAGGAGCAAATGGCACGGCGAGCGGCCATTTTGGAGCAGCACAGACTCAAGAAAGCCATTGAAGAGGCCGAGCGAGAG gGTAAAACCCTGGATCGGCCCGATCTGCACGTGAAGCTGCAATCCCATTCATCCACCTCAACGACCCCGCGGCTGAGGCAGCAGCGTACCACGCGTCCCAGACCGAAGACAATTCACGTGGACGATGCCAGCGTGGACATCAGCGAGGCTTCAAGCATCTCTAGTCGGGGCAAAAAAGGCTCAAGCTCGAATCTAACTG GCTACGGTCAACTAAGCTCAAATTCAATGAAAAGAGATTACTACAGGGGCTCGCAAGACTCCCTCACTGTAAAAG AGCCAGCCGGCGTAGAAAGGGGCCGCACTCTGTCGCGTATCTCCGTCGCTAAGGGCAGCACGCTTAATTTCCGGGGCCGAAAGTCCAATTCGCTAATGAATCTGTGCG ACACAGATTCGGGACTGGGACGCGCCACTCCGCCGAGGCGTGCTCCGTCGCctggaatgggaatgggcgCTTCAGGTAGGCATATGCCATCTCCCTCCGGACCGGGCTCATTGCCGCCAGGTTTGATATCGAAACGTCGCGGATTTGATGATGGATCCAGCGATTTCTCTTTAACTCCGAATTTGAACATGGAATATTCGG GTCCTAAACTCTATAAGCAACCAGCGGCCAAATCGAATCGTGGAATCATCCTGAATGCCGTTGAATACTGTGTTTTTCCCGGCGTTGTCAACCGCGAGGCCAAACAGAAAGTGCTGGAGAAGATAGCGCGCTCGGAGGCGAAGCACTTCCTGGTACTCTTCCGCGATGCTGGCTGCCAGTTCCGCGCCCTCTACAGCTACCAGCCGGAAACGGACCAGGTGACCAAGCTGTATGGTACTGGGCCTAGTCAAGTCGAAGAAGTCATGTTCGACAAGTTCTTCAA ATATAACTCAGGAGGCAAGTGCTTCTCGCAAGTGCACACCAAGCATCTGACAGTGACCATCGACGCCTTCACAATACACAACTCCCTGTGGCAGGGCAAGCGGGTGCAGTTGCCCAGCAAAAAAGACATGGCGCTTGTTATCTAA